NNNNNNNNNNNNNNNNNNNNNNNNNNNNNNNNNNNNNNNNNNNNNNNNNNNNNNNNNNNNNNNNNNNNNNNNNNNNNNNNNNNNNNNNNNNNNNNNNNNNNNNNNNNNNNNNNNNNNNNNNNNNNNNNNNNNNNNNNNNNNNNNNNNNNNNNNNNNNNNNNNNNNNNNNNNNNNNNNNNNNNNNNNNNNNNNNNNNNNNNNNNNNNNNNNNNNNNNNNNNNNNNNNNNNNNNNNNNNNNNNNNNNNNNNNNNNNNNNNNNcaaagtgtgatcgtggaatcaaaggcaatgaagaggaggatgttctagggacttgattgtatggttatctggcattgttaggttgctagaattgagtcttagagcattgttaggattgctggttgtttgatttatgctgtttgggattaatgctggatattacttatttggttattggatattgttttattggttatttattggtatgtgGTTCCGCTGttggattgtgaatgtggttaggtggctagtggatataggaccactagttgtagttatttaattatattattatttattattcttttattaaaaaaaaaaaacgggaagggttgtttcacgACCTCACGATtttatcgttaataaaagaaccagcttcactctttccccaaaaatctttatttacttagtgttgtACAATTCCTGGTACAAACATAGAGTATAGAAACAAACCGTTTTGGTTtccaaatattttcaattatgtTCCAAATTTGGTTCAAATCTAGCCGATACAAATAACTAAATAAGAATCTaaacctcttttcttttttctttttcctttgtctgaataattttaatgaatttttttttggtaggaaccGAGACGGGATGGCATCTTTGATGAGTAGGTTTTTGGACCACACCTAAGCCCATGAGGCACTAAGCAAGCTTGAGTTGAGTCATTGTTGTTACTTGTCAGCGAACTCATATGGTTTCATTCCGAAGCCATATAAAAACTACGTCGTGCAGACCCTACTACACACAAACATAACATGTCTCTGTTTTGGAACAGAGGGTTttctcaacatatatatatttttttataatctaattTCACAAGAATATTACTACAAGTTACTATAATTTTTCgtgtttcttatttgttttgcaGAATAACGTTGGTTGCGGACTGGCCTTTGTCTTCGTTTCGTGTGCTACAAGTCTTTTAGTCAAATCGTAGACGAGTTTTTCGTTTTGTATACAATGATGCTAAAGTTCCgtaattaatataaatagatAACAGTTGACGTGTTACAaaatgcaaaaaagaaaaaaacactttcATCTTCCATCTGCACAAATGATGATGAGTCGCTATAGAGCCAATGTAATGGCAAATGCTGTGACTCACACCCATCTTTTGAAGCCTAGAGTTTCTCTGGCGGCGATGGGTGGCGTGAGAGATCTCAGCAAGATGAcatttgagaagaagaaaatgacgGAGGAGAATGGATCTAGCGGTGGTAAGGCTGATCAAGGTAACAAAGGGGAGCAATTGATCGTTAGTTATTGGGGTGTGAAACCGATGAAGATCACCAAAGAAGATGGAACTGAATGGAAATGGAGTTTCTTTCGGGTACGTACGTTACATATTACAATGTGTTATGTTACTCTCTTGTTCGATTGATATGTGACAGTGCATTTGTGTCATTGTGTGTATGGTTTGAACTTTGTTGTTGTGTTGGAATAATGGTAGCCATGGGAGACTTATAAATCAGATCTTACGATAGATTTGATGAAGCATCATGTTCCATCGACGTTACTAGACAAATTAGCTTATTGGACTGTTAAATATCTTCGATGGCCTACTGATCTCTTCTTCCAGGTATAGAGTCATACGACTTGTATGATTTTATACATCGTTTCAAATGCTTTGTATGTTTTGGACTAATTTTAAAGGCAGAGGCGGTACGGATGCCGAGCGATGATGCTAGAAACGGTAGCAGCGGTTCCGGGGATGATTGGAGGGAGGCTAGTCCACTGCAAATCACTTAGGCGGTTTGAACAAAGTGGTGGTTGGATCAAAGCCCTACTCGAAGAAGCAGAGAACGAGAGGATGCACTTAATGACATTCATGGAAGTTGCGAAACCAAATTGGTACGAACGAGCTCTTGTGATCACCGTTCAAGGCGTTTTCTTCAATGCTTATTTCCTTGGATACCTAATCTCTCCCAAGTTTGCTCATCGTATGGTTGGATACCTTGAGGAAGAAGCAATCCACTCTTACACTGAATTTCTCAAGGAACTTGATAATGGTAACATTGAAAACGTCCCTGCACCGGCTATCGCTATTGATTACTGGAGGCTTGAAGCGGACGCGACGCTTCGTGATGTTGTAATGGTGGTCCGTGCTGATGAGGCCCATCACCGTGACGTTAACCACTATGCATCCGTaagttgtgtgtgtttgtgtgtcatgtatatatatttggaagatCGTAAATTGTTTTAATGGTTTGTATAATAAAATGCAGGATATTCACTACCAAGGTCGTGAACTGAAAGAAGCTCCAGCTCCCATTGGATATCACTGAATCTGAAGAGCTTCTCTAGctatgttttattgttttaaagcTCTATTATactgtcttttttgttttctttgttcctAAATGGGTTTTTATAGTggcattagttttttttttttttttaataacgtAAAGAATCATTGCCAATTCAATTTCTTCTAGACTATATTATGACAATGGATATTGGATACTCTGACCCACATCAGTCGGTTTGGTTTGCTTTGGTAAACGGTTATTTTGATTTCTATAGTTTAAGCCGAATCAAACCGAATACTTTGGTATTAGGTTCAATCTTCTTGAAACAATGTGCTAATTTGGGCAAAAATCTAAAAGTAAAACACTTCCTCAAACGCTAAACCCACacttaaaaaatcaatttttttctttgtttttgtttttgccaaaACAAAGACGATAATAACGAGAAGATGTGAAATTTACTTGTCTTCAAAGTTCAAAATCTTTTGAGATACTGTTAGTATTAGCTAAAACCATGACTGATCTTTAAAATCTTGTGTGACGACATTCAAATTGCCTTAATGGTTCTTGGagtttataaatagagaaattcTTTGTAATATCACATTTTAAggtttttcccaaaaaatattattattagttttattttttttatatcacaaatacaaaaattgattttcttgggtgtataatttttgttttttgggtttggattgACTACAGTATTTTAGATCTAgtgtatagtttttaggggtaggtttaagtgtttagagttttagaatttagttttgaatgttgaaacttgaaagttgattttagttttgtggtatttttgaaaaaatatatattatggtattttcaaaaaaaaaaaaactaatgattgtatttttgaaagaaaaaactcattttaatagtatttacaaaaattatccTTTTAATAATAAAcactagattaagatccgtgctagagcacgggttgaaattcattttatttctattgtaatttttatataaaatataattcatgtgattgtttttaaaagtttttgtagataaaatattatgcaataaaatcatatgctaaatatgatgacttgaaaagatacttattttgtaagttttatattgttaatgattctagataagtattcgtgctataacactggttaaatattattttatacaaaattttgtatattttctactttaaaatgaaattttaatatgttatataagtttatgtacgtgaaattatttcaacaatgtatattctacctcattacatgaatgtcattataagacataattttgtgaatttggtttttaaaagcgagttattatattatgagtaatttaatatattgttatactttttgttttaatatacttgttttttttaattctttcatattatagtgacatattattgacattgttataacaaacaaatttagagtgtttatagtttctaactttaatatctagtttcaatattttaaaaatatttcaaaataaattatttaaagtttattatattatataaatttataaaatttaacaaaaagtatgaaattgaatttacatattccaaattttgacccgttactcagtaaaaattttaattcaatagatattatttttaaagaataatattaattaaacttgaatattttatagattgaatcatttatatttgtttttaaaattcaacttatagtatatcggaaaataaaattattttttaattataataaataatatgatactttatttgtttcacaaaatagactcatatataaaaatgagaggtgaagtataatgataattaacaaattaatatgttaagttggatatcaaaaaattttatttgatgaataatttaataaaggaaattaatatggtaagttagatgatatcaaatgattttttagaatattctttttaagatttttgaaacaataaatccagaccatacaaagaatataaaatttaatatataacctatttgtaaccaacttattaaaattatatagtttacaaaacaatgttgtgtacttccgttttattatataggggatgaAATAAAACCAACAGGTGCTAGGAACATCTAATGATCTAAGAgaactaaaaatgaaaattaaatatatatatatatatatatataatcaaacataattgacaattaaaagtaaattattattaaaattttgtctAATTTTGGCTTGGAAGTTGAAACAGAATATATGTCAAACTGAAAATAACTAGAAAATTGGCAttcttgaacaaaaaaaatgaaaaagtgtaatttttgttgtcaaatttttctgttagcaatttttttttttgtctagagTTTCTGAACTCATCACCTAAAATAAACCCACACGATTAGTCATTAAATTCGACCAATAAAAAATAAGGTCTTGCCCACCACGCAAAACATCTTGGTCTCCAAGAAAAATCTACACCGTCATTCTATTTACATAAATACCCTCGGTCAAAGCAAAGTCATAAACGAAATATCTCTCATGCCCACAAGGGTAAATATACACCAC
The Camelina sativa cultivar DH55 chromosome 15, Cs, whole genome shotgun sequence DNA segment above includes these coding regions:
- the LOC104746686 gene encoding ubiquinol oxidase 1b, mitochondrial-like; the protein is MMMSRYRANVMANAVTHTHLLKPRVSLAAMGGVRDLSKMTFEKKKMTEENGSSGGKADQGNKGEQLIVSYWGVKPMKITKEDGTEWKWSFFRPWETYKSDLTIDLMKHHVPSTLLDKLAYWTVKYLRWPTDLFFQRRYGCRAMMLETVAAVPGMIGGRLVHCKSLRRFEQSGGWIKALLEEAENERMHLMTFMEVAKPNWYERALVITVQGVFFNAYFLGYLISPKFAHRMVGYLEEEAIHSYTEFLKELDNGNIENVPAPAIAIDYWRLEADATLRDVVMVVRADEAHHRDVNHYASDIHYQGRELKEAPAPIGYH